TGGGCAGTGAAAGAATCGCCAGCTAGCTGGGCACCGGCCAGCGCGGCTACAACGCCCACGACGGCATTCCGCACGAATGAGCGTCGCCCGATGTCGATGTCAAGTTCTGTCAGATGCATTGGAGCCCTTTACCAATTAAGGCGAGTACAAGTTTCGACAAGCGTTCTGGGTCAATCGGCGGAGTGGGGCACCAGCCGTATGGTGGCTGACTGGGCAGCGGGAGCGGTGATGGAATCGACCGCCGAACCGCGTCCGAATTTCTCCCGATAGGCCGCGTCGATGGCGTCGCTTGGGGGAGTGGCAGTCGGCGCGAAGCACACCTGTCGCTCGATCCCGCCCGATTGAATGCGCCCAACCGGCTGGTTCTGGATCGCGCGATACCAGGCGCCGCTCGTTCCCCGGACCGAGCGGATGAAGAGCTCGTTTCCCACGCGCACGGCCCAGACGATGACAGGTTTGCGGGGCGTTCCGTCTGGCTGTGCAGTTTCCAGCACCATCAGGTTCGCGTTGCCAATATCCTCGAGTTCGGTGTTCGTCC
The genomic region above belongs to Thermomicrobiales bacterium and contains:
- a CDS encoding DUF2255 family protein, whose protein sequence is MTNWTNTELEDIGNANLMVLETAQPDGTPRKPVIVWAVRVGNELFIRSVRGTSGAWYRAIQNQPVGRIQSGGIERQVCFAPTATPPSDAIDAAYREKFGRGSAVDSITAPAAQSATIRLVPHSAD